The Centroberyx gerrardi isolate f3 chromosome 12, fCenGer3.hap1.cur.20231027, whole genome shotgun sequence genome has a window encoding:
- the znf574 gene encoding zinc finger protein 574 isoform X1, which yields MESSSSVYMCFPCYQEFDTLEEVLKHQLTCTAEVADGPPVTSGTTPVSVPLLQTRQQVIGQLVSTSRAIVAPQIQVQAGGSSTSPNSAPKHAAAGTAVSLSSDQPRILYQCGDCDELFKTLDLWQQHRKEGSCRQPVSGTEEKLDPGPDPGPDPGPDPEPDPEPDPGETRLSENAPVEAQDQTTIPKAGKEKQSQSSESCAPSTSNPEDSSPSKKRGANKKPKPEPVLLCVDCGSSFGLVSELVAHRKSQHGLEEALHRCFVCGESFLNTTLFLYHRKQHRQKGEEKEVEVVLEEMLEDVCTRSNGTDEQGQDATPSATASTSSFTQPESFMCTQCGESFNNEVGLATHRKEKHGLQEALHHCSQCGQDFMNTTQYLYHRRLHRPKPGTEVEDGAETGVEIATTTPQDIPQTSKRQLSPPASSSESGLPQPKRGRPSMRARRINVVKKNDKEAAIKEELESSPVTDSDTTNLPPPAKLLQDWARTPLPHVCPYCGKTFTRRVFLRTHVYSHTGEKLFTCKVCTKAFTNSQSLLRHSLSHTGTKPFNCDVCGKNFSQAATLKRHKRTHTSTLPRRKRGRKPVCTLDNEGAAHLFPCPHCPSRFNTEDQLNHHKLLHTSHPFPCTQCGEAFKRRKELDLHSLSHQDKEPATCPNCTAQFVNQSVLDIHMQRCPSNEEERNVGRGRGQGRGRCTGQIECDLCGHRCMTQEGLDLHRLSHTGQTPLKCPVTPCRRRFASNAALEEHVLAHFQGTHGKAKNRPRFRCQICHKDFAYTSTFKVHMRTHTDERPFECTTCGKRFRQLPHLQDHERIHSGLRPFCCWVCGKSFSVAARLTEHARTHSGEKPYPCPHCPSAFRSRSNLDKHIRLHGDLPLDANDLAVQAAEAAHVQKVLEGAKVLTSLAATGEGDPGTVQTIYVLQGAEGGAETVMIPSDQLAAMDGSSQVVILPSSVLGTQAITVPTITMDGSEITMVEGQSPAIEFIVEETV from the exons ATGGAGAGTTCTTCGTCAGTGTACATGTGTTTCCCCTGCTACCAGGAGTTTGACACTCTGGAAGAGGTGCTTAAGCACCAGCTGACGTGCACTGCTGAGGTTGCAGATGGTCCGCCAGTCACATCTGGAACCACCCCTGTCAGTGTCCCGCTGCTACAGACTCGG CAACAGGTAATAGGCCAGCTTGTATCTACATCCAGGGCCATTGTGGCCCCACAGATCCAGGTCCAAGCAGGAGGGTCCTCTACCTCACCTAACAGTGCACCCAAGCATGCCGCAGCTGGTACCGCGGTCTCCTTGTCATCAGACCAGCCCAGAATCCTCTACCAGTGTGGGGACTGCGATGAACTGTTCAAGACCCTGGACCTTTGGCAGCAACACCGCAAAGAAGGGTCATGTCGACAGCCTGTCTCTGGAACTGAGGAAAAACTTGATCCAGGACCCGATCCAGGACCCGATCCAGGACCCGATCCAGAACCAGATCCAGAACCAGATCCAGGGGAGACTAGACTGTCAGAGAATGCACCAGTAGAGGCTCAGGATCAAACCACAATACCCAAGGCAGGGAAGGAGAAGCAGTCACAGTCTTCCGAGTCGTGTGCCCCTTCGACCTCTAATCCAGAGGATTCTTCTCCCTCCAAGAAGAGAGGGGCCAACAAAAAGCCTAAGCCAGAACCTGTGCTCCTTTGTGTGGACTGTGGTTCAAGCTTCGGCCTGGTGTCTGAGCTAGTGGCCCATCGCAAGAGCCAGCATGGCTTGGAGGAAGCCCTGCACCGCTGCTTTGTATGTGGGGAGAGCTTTCTCAACACCACCCTCTTTCTCTACCACCGCAAGCAGCACCGGCAGAAGGGTGAGGAAAAAGAAGTGGAAGTGGTTTTAGAAGAGATGCTGGAGGATGTTTGTACTCGGAGTAATGGCACTGACGAGCAGGGGCAGGATGCCACTCCCTCCGCCACCGCTTCCACCTCCAGCTTCACACAGCCTGAGTCGTTCATGTGCACCCAGTGTGGGGAGAGCTTCAACAATGAGGTAGGACTGGCCACACATCGTAAAGAGAAGCATGGCCTGCAGGAGGCCCTCCACCATTGCTCCCAGTGTGGCCAGGACTTCATGAACACCACCCAGTACCTGTACCATCGCCGGCTGCACCGCCCCAAACCAGGGACAGAGGTGGAGGATGGAGCTGAGACTGGTGTCGAAATAGCTACCACTACCCCTCAGGATATCCCACAGACCTCGAAGCGTCAActctcccctcctgcctcctccagtGAATCAGGTTTGCCTCAACCCAAGAGAGGCAGGCCCTCCATGAGGGCCCGCCGCATTAATGTGGTCAAAA AGAACGACAAGGAGGCAGCCATCAAGGAGGAGTTGGAGAGCAGCCCTGTAACAGACTCAGACACCACCAACCTCCCTCCACCTGCTAAGCTGTTGCAGGACTGGGCCCGCACCCCGCTACCCCATGTTTGCCCCTACTGTGGCAAAACCTTCACACGCCGCGTCTTCCTCCGCACCCATGTCTACAGCCACACTGGAGAAAAACTCTTCACGTGCAAG GTGTGCACAAAGGCCTTTACTAACTCCCAGAGCCTGCTGCGCCACAGCTTGAGCCACACGGGCACCAAGCCCTTCAACTGTGATGTGTGTGGCAAGAACTTCTCCCAGGCGGCCACCCTGAAGAGACACAAACGCACTCACACATCAACACTGCCTCGACGCAAGCGTGGACGCAAACCG GTGTGTACTTTGGACAATGAAGGAGCCGCCCATCTCTTCCCCTGTCCTCATTGCCCCTCACGGTTCAACACTGAGGATCAGCTCAACCATCACAA ACTGCTCCACACCAGCCACCCGTTCCCATGCACACAGTGTGGAGAGGCCTTCAAACGCAGGAAGGAGCTGGACCtgcactccctctctcaccaaG ACAAGGAGCCAGCAACATGTCCCAACTGCACAGCCCAGTTTGTCAACCAGTCGGTGTTGGACATCCACATGCAGCGTTGCCCTagcaatgaggaggagaggaatgttGGTCGAGGACGGGGCCAGGGGCGAGGACGCTGCACTGGACAG ATTGAGTGCGACCTGTGCGGACACCGCTGCATGACCCAGGAGGGCCTGGACCTCCATCGGTTATCCCACACAGGCCAAACGCCTCTCAAGTGCCCGGTGACGCCCTGCCGTCGCCGGTTTGCTTCCAATGCTGCCCTGGAGGAGCATGTGCTGGCCCACTTCCAGGGAACGCACGGCAAGGCCAAAAACCGACCCCGCTTCCGCTGCCAGATCTGCCACAAGGACTTTGCCTACACTTCCACCTTCAAGGTCCACATGAGGACACACACTGATGAGAGGCCCTTTGAG TGCACCACATGTGGCAAGCGCTTCCGCCAGCTGCCCCACCTGCAGGACCACGAGCGCATCCACAGCGGCCTGCGGCCTTTCTGCTGCTGGGTTTGCGGCAAGAGTTTCAGCGTGGCTGCCCGTCTCACCGAACATGCCCGTACCCATAGTGGCGAGAAACCGTACCCCTGCCCCCACTGCCCCTCCGCCTTCCGCTCACGCTCCAACCTGGATAAACACATCCGGCTGCACGGCGACCTGCCTCTAGACGCCAACGACCTGGCTGTGCAGGCGGCCGAGGCTGCCCACGTCCAGAAGGTGCTGGAGGGGGCCAAAGTGCTGACTTCTCTGGCCGCCACAGGAGAGGGAGACCCCGGCACTGTGCAGACCATCTACGTGTTGCAGGGGGCCGAAGGCGGGGCCGAGACGGTCATGATCCCGTCGGATCAGCTCGCCGCCATGGACGGCTCCTCACAGGTCGTCATCCTGCCCTCCTCTGTCCTGGGAACTCAGGCCATCACTGTTCCCACCATCACCATGGATGGCAGTGAAATTACCATGGTGGAGGGCCAGTCACCTGCCATTGAGTTCATTGTGGAGGAGACTGTATAA
- the znf574 gene encoding zinc finger protein 574 isoform X2, with protein sequence MESSSSVYMCFPCYQEFDTLEEVLKHQLTCTAEVADGPPVTSGTTPVSVPLLQTRQQVIGQLVSTSRAIVAPQIQVQAGGSSTSPNSAPKHAAAGTAVSLSSDQPRILYQCGDCDELFKTLDLWQQHRKEGSCRQPVSGTEEKLDPGPDPGPDPGPDPEPDPEPDPGETRLSENAPVEAQDQTTIPKAGKEKQSQSSESCAPSTSNPEDSSPSKKRGANKKPKPEPVLLCVDCGSSFGLVSELVAHRKSQHGLEEALHRCFVCGESFLNTTLFLYHRKQHRQKGEEKEVEVVLEEMLEDVCTRSNGTDEQGQDATPSATASTSSFTQPESFMCTQCGESFNNEVGLATHRKEKHGLQEALHHCSQCGQDFMNTTQYLYHRRLHRPKPGTEVEDGAETGVEIATTTPQDIPQTSKRQLSPPASSSESGLPQPKRGRPSMRARRINVVKKNDKEAAIKEELESSPVTDSDTTNLPPPAKLLQDWARTPLPHVCPYCGKTFTRRVFLRTHVYSHTGEKLFTCKVCTKAFTNSQSLLRHSLSHTGTKPFNCDVCGKNFSQAATLKRHKRTHTSTLPRRKRGRKPVCTLDNEGAAHLFPCPHCPSRFNTEDQLNHHKLLHTSHPFPCTQCGEAFKRRKELDLHSLSHQDKEPATCPNCTAQFVNQSVLDIHMQRCPSNEEERNVGRGRGQGRGRCTGQIECDLCGHRCMTQEGLDLHRLSHTGQTPLKCPVTPCRRRFASNAALEEHVLAHFQGTHGKAKNRPRFRCQICHKDFAYTSTFKVHMRTHTDERPFEAIAIGLLWSFHMESMN encoded by the exons ATGGAGAGTTCTTCGTCAGTGTACATGTGTTTCCCCTGCTACCAGGAGTTTGACACTCTGGAAGAGGTGCTTAAGCACCAGCTGACGTGCACTGCTGAGGTTGCAGATGGTCCGCCAGTCACATCTGGAACCACCCCTGTCAGTGTCCCGCTGCTACAGACTCGG CAACAGGTAATAGGCCAGCTTGTATCTACATCCAGGGCCATTGTGGCCCCACAGATCCAGGTCCAAGCAGGAGGGTCCTCTACCTCACCTAACAGTGCACCCAAGCATGCCGCAGCTGGTACCGCGGTCTCCTTGTCATCAGACCAGCCCAGAATCCTCTACCAGTGTGGGGACTGCGATGAACTGTTCAAGACCCTGGACCTTTGGCAGCAACACCGCAAAGAAGGGTCATGTCGACAGCCTGTCTCTGGAACTGAGGAAAAACTTGATCCAGGACCCGATCCAGGACCCGATCCAGGACCCGATCCAGAACCAGATCCAGAACCAGATCCAGGGGAGACTAGACTGTCAGAGAATGCACCAGTAGAGGCTCAGGATCAAACCACAATACCCAAGGCAGGGAAGGAGAAGCAGTCACAGTCTTCCGAGTCGTGTGCCCCTTCGACCTCTAATCCAGAGGATTCTTCTCCCTCCAAGAAGAGAGGGGCCAACAAAAAGCCTAAGCCAGAACCTGTGCTCCTTTGTGTGGACTGTGGTTCAAGCTTCGGCCTGGTGTCTGAGCTAGTGGCCCATCGCAAGAGCCAGCATGGCTTGGAGGAAGCCCTGCACCGCTGCTTTGTATGTGGGGAGAGCTTTCTCAACACCACCCTCTTTCTCTACCACCGCAAGCAGCACCGGCAGAAGGGTGAGGAAAAAGAAGTGGAAGTGGTTTTAGAAGAGATGCTGGAGGATGTTTGTACTCGGAGTAATGGCACTGACGAGCAGGGGCAGGATGCCACTCCCTCCGCCACCGCTTCCACCTCCAGCTTCACACAGCCTGAGTCGTTCATGTGCACCCAGTGTGGGGAGAGCTTCAACAATGAGGTAGGACTGGCCACACATCGTAAAGAGAAGCATGGCCTGCAGGAGGCCCTCCACCATTGCTCCCAGTGTGGCCAGGACTTCATGAACACCACCCAGTACCTGTACCATCGCCGGCTGCACCGCCCCAAACCAGGGACAGAGGTGGAGGATGGAGCTGAGACTGGTGTCGAAATAGCTACCACTACCCCTCAGGATATCCCACAGACCTCGAAGCGTCAActctcccctcctgcctcctccagtGAATCAGGTTTGCCTCAACCCAAGAGAGGCAGGCCCTCCATGAGGGCCCGCCGCATTAATGTGGTCAAAA AGAACGACAAGGAGGCAGCCATCAAGGAGGAGTTGGAGAGCAGCCCTGTAACAGACTCAGACACCACCAACCTCCCTCCACCTGCTAAGCTGTTGCAGGACTGGGCCCGCACCCCGCTACCCCATGTTTGCCCCTACTGTGGCAAAACCTTCACACGCCGCGTCTTCCTCCGCACCCATGTCTACAGCCACACTGGAGAAAAACTCTTCACGTGCAAG GTGTGCACAAAGGCCTTTACTAACTCCCAGAGCCTGCTGCGCCACAGCTTGAGCCACACGGGCACCAAGCCCTTCAACTGTGATGTGTGTGGCAAGAACTTCTCCCAGGCGGCCACCCTGAAGAGACACAAACGCACTCACACATCAACACTGCCTCGACGCAAGCGTGGACGCAAACCG GTGTGTACTTTGGACAATGAAGGAGCCGCCCATCTCTTCCCCTGTCCTCATTGCCCCTCACGGTTCAACACTGAGGATCAGCTCAACCATCACAA ACTGCTCCACACCAGCCACCCGTTCCCATGCACACAGTGTGGAGAGGCCTTCAAACGCAGGAAGGAGCTGGACCtgcactccctctctcaccaaG ACAAGGAGCCAGCAACATGTCCCAACTGCACAGCCCAGTTTGTCAACCAGTCGGTGTTGGACATCCACATGCAGCGTTGCCCTagcaatgaggaggagaggaatgttGGTCGAGGACGGGGCCAGGGGCGAGGACGCTGCACTGGACAG ATTGAGTGCGACCTGTGCGGACACCGCTGCATGACCCAGGAGGGCCTGGACCTCCATCGGTTATCCCACACAGGCCAAACGCCTCTCAAGTGCCCGGTGACGCCCTGCCGTCGCCGGTTTGCTTCCAATGCTGCCCTGGAGGAGCATGTGCTGGCCCACTTCCAGGGAACGCACGGCAAGGCCAAAAACCGACCCCGCTTCCGCTGCCAGATCTGCCACAAGGACTTTGCCTACACTTCCACCTTCAAGGTCCACATGAGGACACACACTGATGAGAGGCCCTTTGAG
- the gsk3ab gene encoding glycogen synthase kinase 3 alpha b — protein sequence MSGSGRPRTSSFAEPPGAPGAAAAGAGSAVAGGSSAGKTGASQASGSSSTSFGNLKLSRDSGKVTTVVATPGQGPDRPQEVSYTDIKVIGNGSFGVVYQARLIDSQEMVAIKKVLQDKRFKNRELQIMRKLDHCNIVRLRYFFYSSGEKKDEVYLNLVLDFVPETVYRVARHFNKAKTTIPIIYVKVYMYQLFRSLAYIHSQGVCHRDIKPQNLLVDPETAILKLCDFGSAKQLVRGEPNVSYICSRYYRAPELIFGATDYTSNIDIWSAGCVLAELLLGQPIFPGDSGVDQLVEIIKVLGTPTREQIREMNPNYTEFKFPQIKAHPWTKVFKPRTPPEAISLCSRLLEYTPVTRLSPLEACAHAFFDELRQPNTRLPSGRDLPLLFNFSPVELSIQPQLNSTLIPPHARAQTSPASHEGSVSDSTAQPSSAPGSINNST from the exons ATGAGCGGCAGCGGGCGGCCCAGGACCAGCTCATTTGCTGAGCCTCCAGGAGCTCCCGGAGCCGCTGCAGCCGGTGCCGGATCAGCAGTAGCCGGTGGAAGCTCAGCAGGAAAAACTGGGGCTTCACAGGCCAGTGGAAGCAGCTCGACGAGCTTCGGAAATTTGAAACTATCCA GAGACAGTGGCAAAGTGACGACGGTGGTAGCCACGCCTGGCCAGGGCCCCGATCGCCCACAGGAAGTGTCCTACACGGACATCAAGGTGATAGGCAATGGCTCCTTTGGAGTGGTCTACCAGGCCCGCCTCATCGACAGCCAGGAGATGGTGGCGATCAAGAAGGTTCTGCAGGACAAGAGGTTTAAG AACCGAGAACTACAGATCATGAGGAAATTGGACCACTGCAACATTGTGAGGCTACGTTACTTCTTCTACTCCAGCGGAGAGAAG AAAGATGAAGTCTACCTGAACCTGGTGCTGGACTTTGTCCCCGAGACGGTGTACAGGGTGGCTCGGCACTTCAACAAGGCCAAGACCACCATCCCCATCATCTATGTTAAG GTGTACATGTACCAGCTGTTCCGCAGTCTGGCTTATATCCATTCCCAGGGCGTGTGTCACAGAGACATCAAGCCCCAGAACCTGCTGGTGGACCCAGAGACGGCCATCCTCAAACTCTGTGACTTTGGCAG TGCAAAGCAGCTAGTTCGCGGGGAGCCCAACGTGTCCTATATCTGCTCACGGTACTACCGTGCCCCTGAGCTCATCTTCGGTGCCACCGACTACACGTCCAACATTGACATCTGGTCGGCTGGCTGCGTGCTGGCTGAACTGCTGCTGGGCCAGCCCATCTTCCCCGGGGACAGTGGCGTGGACCAGCTAGTAGAGATTATCAAG GTTCTGGGGACTCCAACAAGAGAGCAGATCCGAGAGATGAACCCCAACTACACAGAGTTCAAATTCCCACAGATCAAAGCACACCCTTGGACAAAG GTGTTTAAGCCCCGCACCCCACCGGAGGCCATCTCACTCTGCTCTCGTCTGTTGGAATACACGCCGGTGACCAGGCTGTCTCCCCTGGAGGCCTGCGCCCACGCCTTCTTTGATGAGCTGCGCCAGCCCAACACCCGCCTGCCCAGCGGACGAGACCTGCCGCTCCTCTTCAACTTCAGCCCCGTCG AGCTGTCTATCCAGCCCCAGTTGAACTCCACACTCATTCCTCCTCACGCTCGCGCACAGACGTCGCCTGCCTCACATG aGGGCAGTGTCTCAGACAGTACCGCCCAGCCCAGCTCAGCACCTGGATCCATCAACAACAGCACCTGA
- the znf526 gene encoding uncharacterized protein znf526, with amino-acid sequence MAEQQEDPEGVYVEHQYMCSECHQLFNTLEDVLVHQQIHNGLEGEGEGEAGETMTIQGVTEMGQTQQYQCLECGTLLMNPEELLQHQEMHMREAGMEVEQQELCEVLETEEAGSEAQLSGPVQYQCLDCLALFDSPEIWLEHRQTHSRSSTHSNTETTEYVLQPDGTVTPLNSVQNYVLSEQQAGEILAQVLAQQQQQQQQQQRQQQKKRQSVPKLATPPRSSLLPPVSPTPGSATMHLQILTAQALADGSTTPSQRRTKLPPLLPALGRGSSGKLGVLENGVQRLEIRLAPAVQDDTQQQQQQQQPAEMVVIHPYECSECSLLFQTPEDFLQHQGEHFLGQDKESGEPGVMSGFEEVRGREEPVEKMEEIRLRVVEKKATVWAKPQQCELCNRTFTSVNRLAAHKRVHEQGTHECPECGKVFKKATSLQTHMRTHSGVARYLCVDCGHGFTTEMTLIMHRKSHTADPLHKCQFCNKTFTNMTKYLYHRRTHLNRDTSGTTTPVTMVSAPRRASLSALAILQRAREKREVSQTLEEAKINLLAPLTEEEMERLGEDTALSSQSKVEGSEGKQGEKNSVEMAAPFSGTNSDSQQVEDGSETGLAANPTPQDDAGVGASSSSSDPTEAAPAGATDKGPFPCRSCTKTFPSQLQLVHHRRKSHVTERNFICGICGKSFKKQIHVRNHLRTHTGERPFQCSDCGKTFSSLANLMRHNLIHSGVRPYRCDVCHRTFSQSSNLRQHSLLHSNATKLSCPDCPATFRWPARLAAHRYTQHPGAPAPFPCPHCENGFLTRRQRDSHCLEQHPTQVQADTGVEVGKETHTQAEPGGKPASEPSTSATGQGESGSSSALVRGGLDCNICGKKLNSPANLRLHRLSHLGMGPGRPRSTSGKRPKAHQCPICGKLFVSSSGVALHQRVHTGERPFPCQECGKRFRQNTHLREHLRTHSGERPFRCEVCGKGFIQSMHLAEHRRTHTGERPHVCPQCGKAFKTFSNLRNHKKTHARQQRLDEEAAAQAAMETSSAVALVDASTVDLTNGQPQLIQIQASDLQQGQGTPTIMCNEFGETIAIIETSEGGALPLEQALEIYHTALENGLAMDTVAVDGVQLL; translated from the exons atGGCTGAGCAACAGGAGGACCCAGAGGGTGTTTATGTGGAGCACCAGTACATGTGCAGCGAGtgccaccagctcttcaacacCTTGGAGGACGTGCTGGTCCACCAGCAGATCCACAACGGGCtagagggggaaggggagggtgAGGCAGGAGAGACCATGACCATCCAGGGCGTCACAGAGATGGGACAGACCCAGCAGTACCAGTGTCTGGAGTGCGGGACCCTGCTCATGAacccagaggagctgctgcagcaccaGGAGATGCACATGAGAGAGGCTGGGATGGAGGTGGAACAGCAAG AGCTGTGTGAGGTTCTGGAGACGGAGGAGGCCGGGTCAGAGGCCCAGCTGTCGGGGCCAGTCCAGTACCAGTGTCTGGACTGCCTGGCTCTGTTCGACTCGCCTGAGATCTGGCTGGAGCACCGACAGACGCACAGCAGGAGcagcacacacagcaacaccGAGACCACG GAGTACGTGCTGCAGCCTGATGGCACCGTTACTCCACTGAACAGTGTGCAGAACTATGTGTTGAGTGAACAGCAGGCTGGGGAGATCTTGGCACAG GTGCTTgcccagcaacagcagcaacaacagcagcagcaacgaCAGCAACAGAAGAAACGTCAGTCTGTCCCTAAACTTGCTACACCCCCCCGCTCCTCCCTGCTGCCTCCAGTGTCCCCGACCCCCGGCTCAGCCACTATGCACCTGCAGATTCTCACGGCCCAGGCCCTGGCCGACGGCTCCACCACTCCCAGCCAGCGCCGGACCAAGTTGCCCCCTCTGTTGCCCGCTCTGGGGCGAGGCTCTTCGGGAAAGCTGGGGGTCCTGGAGAATGGTGTTCAGAGACTGGAGATAAGGTTGGCCCCCGCTGTCCAGGATgacacccagcagcagcagcagcagcagcagccagcagagATGGTGGTCATCCACCCTTATGAATGCTCAGAGTGCTCGCTTCTCTTCCAGACCCCAGAGGACTTCCTCCAGCACCAGGGGGAGCACTTCCTGGGTCAGGACAAAGAGAGCGGCGAGCCAGGGGTCATGAGCGGCTTTGAGGAGGTGCGAGGGAGGGAAGAGCCTgtagagaagatggaggagataAGGCTTCGAGTCGTGGAGAAGAAAGCAACAGTCTGGGCCAAGCCCCAACAGTGTGAGCTCTGCAACCGCACCTTCACCTCTGTCAACCGACTGGCCGCTCACAAGCGCGTGCACGAGCAGGGCACGCACGAGTGCCCAGAGTGTGGCAAGGTGTTCAAGAAGGCAACATcgctgcagacacacatgcgcacTCACTCTGGGGTGGCCAGGTACCTGTGTGTGGACTGTGGCCACGGCTTCACCACTGAGATGACTCTCATCATGCACAG GAAGTCCCACACTGCTGACCCCCTGCACAAGTGCCAGTTCTGCAACAAAACGTTCACCAACATGACCAAGTACCTGTACCACCGTCGGACCCACCTCAACCGCGACACATCTGGGACAACCACTCCCGTCACCATG GTCTCAGCTCCCAGAAGAGCATCTCTGTCTGCTCTGGCCATCCTGCAGAGAGccagggagaagagggaggtgTCTCAAACCCTGGAGGAGGCAAAAATCAACCTGCTGGCCCCCCtcacagaggaagagatggaacGATTGGGAGAGGATACGGCACTCAGTTCCCAGAGCAAAGTGGAAGGAAGTGAAGGGAAGCAGGGGGAGAAGAACAGCGTGGAAATGGCTGCCCCATTCTCAGGGACCAACAGTGACTCCCAACAGGTGGAGGATGGCTCTGAGACTGGCTTAGCTGCAAATCCTACTCCCCAGGATGACGCTGGTGTAGGAGCCTCGTCTAGCTCGTCTGACCCAACAGAGGCTGCTCCAGCTGGGGCAACAGACAAAGGGCCCTTTCCTTGTCGTTCGTGCACTAAGACTTTCCCCTCCCAGCTGCAGCTAGTTCACCATCGACGCAAGTCCCATGTTACTGAGCGCAACTTCATTTGTGGCATCTGTGGCAAGTCCTTTAAGAAGCAGATCCACGTGAGGAACCATCTCCGCACACACACTGGCGAGCGGCCCTTCCAGTGTTCAGACTGTGGTAAAACATTCTCGTCTCTAGCTAACCTGATGCGGCACAATCTCATTCACTCTGGTGTGCGGCCTTACCGTTGTGATGTCTGCCACCGCACCTTCTCCCAGTCTTCCAACCTCCGCCAGCACAGCCTGCTCCACTCCAATGCCACAAAACTGTCCTGCCCTGACTGCCCTGCCACCTTTCGATGGCCAGCCAGGCTAGCAGCGCACCGCTACACCCAACACCCAGGGGCTCCGGCCCCCTTCCCCTGTCCCCACTGTGAGAATGGCTTCCTGACTAGGAGGCAGCGAGACAGCCACTGTCTGGAGCAGCACCCCACCCAGGTCCAAGCCGACacaggggtggaggtgggcAAGGAGACCCACACCCAGGCAGAGCCAGGCGGAAAGCCCGCCTCAGAGCCCTCCACCTCAGCCACAGGGCAGGGAGAGTCAGGGTCCTCGTCTGCTCTTGTGCGGGGGGGCCTAGATTGCAACATCTGTGGGAAGAAGCTCAATTCTCCTGCCAACCTGCGACTTCACCGACTGAGCCACTTAGGCATGGGCCCCGGGCGGCCGCGGAGCACCTCGGGTAAGCGGCCCAAAGCCCACCAGTGCCCCATCTGTGGCAAGCTGTTCGTCTCTTCCTCAGGAGTTGCTCTTCACCAGCGGGTCCACACTGGCGAACGCCCCTTCCCCTGCCAGGAGTGTGGCAAGCGCTTCCGCCAGAACACACACCTGCGAGAGCACCTGCGCACACACTCGGGAGAACGGCCATTCCGCTGCGAAGTCTGCGGAAAGGGTTTCATCCAGAGCATGCACCTGGCTGAGCACCGGCGCACACACACGGGCGAACGGCCGCATGTATGTCCACAGTGTGGCAAAGCCTTCAAGACCTTCTCCAACCTGAGGAACCACAAAAAGACCCACGCCAGACAACAGAGGCTGGATGAGGAGGCTGCTGCCCAAGCCGCCATGGAGACCAGCTCTGCAGTGGCACTCGTGGATGCCTCAACTGTGGATCTGACTAATGGCCAGCCTCAGCTCATCCAGATCCAGGCCTCAGATCTTCAGCAG GGGCAGGGCACCCCTACTATCATGTGTAATGAGTTTGGGGAGACCATAGCCATCATTGAGACCAGTGAGGGAGGAGCGCTGCCGTTGGAGCAGGCCTTGGAGATTTACCACACAGCCCTGGAGAACGGCCTGGCCATGGACACCGTCGCTGTGGATGGAGTGCAGCTCCTCTGA